A window from Mus caroli chromosome 2, CAROLI_EIJ_v1.1, whole genome shotgun sequence encodes these proteins:
- the Ppp6c gene encoding serine/threonine-protein phosphatase 6 catalytic subunit: MAPLDLDKYVEIARQCKYLPENDLKRLCDYVCDLLLEESNVQPVSTPVTVCGDIHGQFYDLCELFRTGGQVPDTNYIFMGDFVDRGYYSLETFTYLLALKAKWPDRITLLRGNHESRQITQVYGFYDECQTKYGNANAWRYCTKVFDMLTVAALIDEQILCVHGGLSPDIKTLDQIRTIERNQEIPHKGAFCDLVWSDPEDVDTWAISPRGAGWLFGAKVTNEFVHINNLKLICRAHQLVHEGYKFMFDEKLVTVWSAPNYCYRCGNIASIMVFKDVNTREPKLFRAVPDSERVIPPRTTTPYFL; this comes from the exons ATGGCGCCGCTGGATCTGGACAAGTATGTGGAGATAGCGCGGCAGTGCAAGTACCTTCCCGAGAACGACCTGAAG aGGCTATGTGACTATGTTTGTGATCTGCTCTTGGAAGAGTCGAATGTTCAGCCAGTGTCAACGCCAGTAACAGTGTGCGGGGACATACATGGACAG TTTTATGATCTTTGTGAACTGTTCAGAACTGGAGGTCAGGTTCCTGACACAAACTACATATTTATG GGTGATTTTGTAGACAGAGGTTACTATAGTTTGGAGACCTTCACTTATCTTCTTGCACTAAAGGCTAAGTGGCCTGACCGCATTACACTTTTAAGAGGAAATCATGAGAGTAGACAGATAACACAGGTGTATGGATTTTATG ATGAGTGCCAAACCAAATATGGAAATGCTAATGCCTGGAGATACTGTACCAAAGTTTTTGACATGCTCACAGTAGCAGCT ttaataGATGAGCAGATTTTGTGTGTTCATGGCGGTTTATCTCCTGATATCAAAACACTGGATCAAATTCGAACTATTGAACGAAATCAGGAAATTCCTCACAAAGGAGCATTTTGTGACCTGGTGTGGTCAGATCCTGAAGATGTGGACACTTGGGCAATCAGTCCCAGAGGAGCAGGTTGGCTATTTGGAGCAAAAGTCACAAATGAG TTTGTTCATATCAACAACTTAAAACTCATCTGCAGAGCACATCAGCTTGTGCACGAAGGCTATAAGTTTATGTTTGACGAGAAGCTGGTCACAGTGTGGTCTGCTCCTAACTACTGCTATCGCTGTGGAAACATTGCTTCCATCATGGTCTTCAAAGATGTCAATACGAGAGAACCAAAGTTATTCCGAGCAGTTCCAGATTCAGAACGTGTTATTCCTCCCAGAACCACGACGCCGTATTTCCTTTGA